From one Methermicoccus shengliensis DSM 18856 genomic stretch:
- a CDS encoding family 14 glycosylhydrolase yields the protein MSERHEPMEAHPDIELIQQWQYLGRVHPKMLEDGAFEACRKAGLTSVQSYLYWAEIEKSEEDIDFSSYDELVEKLKQHGLKWVPFLILGPRYSVPDWFHASEESVYARCLEHGLESKVQSIWNPHLPRWVDRFLKMVAEHYRDSGVLEAITLGISGNWGESIYPAHGGFTKFHTHLGWWCGDEHARESFQRFVSDRYHTVKEVNRAWGTRFSDMSEVCYPPLRYTTVLFFLNRALQRLPTWLLRVAEPLWRRWGLALSSPSPLSVLGRGREAWWLDFVQWYVDSMTRWAEFWVSCARKHFPDTEIYLVSGGMGEPMLGADFSAQVAMLSRYGAGMRITNQNDDYGESFIATRLVSTAARFYQSYFTTEEGGINSADGITMRIFDAATSGAKGAYFKSVIGTGRDTCTGREHPVGEPTRGADNLRRYRHILTRELPIIDVAVLYPNTSIYLDPRLIHSVYRQCSLLRDVVDLDLVDERMVVDGALRRYRFLVLLEGKRLKESTLESIESWIEDGGVLITRKGLAHAPMQGASDGLSQRGEGHVLALRASGCEYLRQVARAVHNTSRSYPWQGVAAIDIEWDGVYASLFERRVLYYNSNQHPVKKRGEIGGRTIEVEVPPLSIASVPL from the coding sequence ATGTCCGAGAGGCATGAGCCAATGGAAGCACATCCAGACATAGAGCTCATCCAGCAGTGGCAGTACCTCGGAAGGGTGCACCCGAAGATGCTCGAGGACGGGGCGTTCGAGGCGTGCAGGAAGGCTGGGCTCACGAGCGTGCAGTCCTATCTCTACTGGGCAGAGATAGAAAAGAGCGAGGAGGACATCGACTTCTCCTCGTACGACGAGCTGGTGGAAAAGCTAAAGCAGCACGGTCTCAAGTGGGTGCCCTTCTTGATTCTGGGACCACGATACTCAGTGCCGGACTGGTTCCACGCCTCAGAGGAGAGCGTGTATGCGAGGTGCCTTGAGCACGGGCTGGAGAGCAAGGTGCAGTCGATATGGAACCCCCACCTTCCGAGGTGGGTGGACCGCTTTCTGAAGATGGTGGCAGAGCACTATCGGGACAGCGGCGTGCTCGAGGCAATCACGCTTGGCATAAGCGGAAACTGGGGTGAGTCCATATACCCTGCTCACGGGGGGTTCACCAAGTTTCACACCCATCTTGGCTGGTGGTGTGGGGACGAACATGCGAGAGAGAGCTTTCAAAGGTTCGTCTCTGATAGATACCACACAGTGAAGGAGGTGAACAGGGCATGGGGCACACGCTTTTCAGACATGTCCGAGGTGTGCTATCCGCCATTGCGCTACACAACCGTGCTGTTCTTCCTGAATCGTGCACTGCAGAGGCTTCCCACATGGCTTTTGCGTGTGGCAGAGCCCCTATGGAGGAGATGGGGGCTCGCATTGAGCAGCCCCTCGCCCCTCTCGGTGCTTGGGAGGGGAAGGGAGGCGTGGTGGCTCGACTTTGTGCAGTGGTATGTGGACAGCATGACGAGGTGGGCGGAGTTCTGGGTGAGCTGCGCCCGCAAACACTTTCCAGACACTGAGATATACCTCGTGAGTGGGGGGATGGGCGAGCCCATGCTGGGTGCGGACTTTTCTGCACAGGTTGCGATGCTCTCCCGATATGGTGCTGGCATGAGAATCACCAACCAGAACGACGACTATGGGGAGAGCTTTATCGCCACACGGCTCGTATCCACTGCCGCACGGTTCTATCAGAGCTACTTCACCACAGAGGAGGGGGGCATCAACTCGGCAGATGGCATCACGATGCGCATCTTCGATGCCGCCACCTCAGGCGCCAAGGGTGCGTACTTCAAGAGTGTGATAGGCACTGGGAGAGACACGTGCACAGGCCGAGAGCATCCCGTGGGTGAGCCCACGAGGGGAGCCGATAACCTGAGAAGGTACAGGCACATCCTCACCCGAGAGCTGCCCATCATAGATGTGGCGGTGCTGTATCCCAACACCTCGATATACCTTGACCCGAGGCTCATCCATTCGGTGTATCGGCAGTGCTCGCTGCTGCGCGATGTGGTGGACCTCGACCTCGTGGACGAGCGGATGGTGGTGGATGGTGCCCTGAGGAGGTACCGCTTCCTCGTGCTGCTCGAGGGGAAGCGGCTTAAGGAGAGCACCCTCGAGAGCATCGAAAGCTGGATAGAGGACGGGGGCGTGCTCATCACACGCAAAGGGCTTGCGCATGCCCCCATGCAGGGCGCATCCGATGGGCTCTCACAGAGGGGAGAGGGACATGTGCTGGCACTGCGTGCGAGTGGATGTGAGTACCTTCGGCAGGTGGCACGTGCGGTGCACAACACCTCCCGCAGCTATCCGTGGCAGGGCGTTGCCGCCATTGACATCGAGTGGGACGGCGTGTATGCCTCCCTTTTCGAGAGGAGGGTGCTGTACTACAACTCCAACCAGCACCCAGTGAAAAAGCGGGGGGAAATAGGGGGGCGCACAATCGAGGTGGAGGTGCCACCGCTCTCGATAGCGAGCGTGCCCCTTTAG
- a CDS encoding nucleotidyltransferase family protein — protein MKALILAGGRGKRLGEITEDVNKCMLSLQDRPVLEYNLDRAVELDVDEIVLVVGYRAEDIINRYGISYEDTRIRYVIQWERRGLVHAIETSRNALEGEDFFLLLGDEVLINSRHREMLRAFEDEGVFAMCGILHQPERAKIGRTYTVLTDESGRVFRLIEKPKKPLSDLQGTGHCIFRNEIFSYIERTPIHPERGEKELPDLIQCAVDDGRLVRVFDICDAYTNINSEEDLLEAKRLLEDVREA, from the coding sequence GTGAAGGCGCTCATACTGGCTGGGGGCAGGGGTAAGCGTCTTGGGGAGATAACTGAGGACGTGAACAAGTGCATGCTCTCTCTTCAGGACAGGCCCGTGCTGGAGTACAACCTCGACAGGGCAGTGGAGCTGGACGTGGACGAGATAGTGTTGGTGGTGGGCTACCGCGCAGAGGACATCATCAACAGATATGGCATATCCTATGAGGACACACGCATCCGCTACGTGATACAGTGGGAGCGAAGGGGGCTGGTGCACGCCATAGAGACCAGCCGCAATGCGCTCGAGGGAGAAGACTTCTTCCTTCTGCTCGGGGACGAGGTGCTCATCAACAGCCGCCACAGAGAGATGCTGAGGGCGTTCGAGGATGAGGGTGTGTTTGCCATGTGCGGCATACTCCACCAGCCAGAGAGAGCAAAAATAGGCAGGACGTACACCGTGCTCACCGATGAGTCGGGAAGGGTGTTCAGGCTGATAGAGAAGCCAAAGAAGCCCTTAAGCGACCTTCAGGGCACTGGCCACTGCATATTCAGAAACGAGATTTTCTCCTATATCGAGCGCACCCCCATACACCCAGAGCGGGGCGAGAAGGAGCTTCCCGACCTGATACAGTGTGCGGTGGACGATGGACGGCTGGTGAGGGTGTTCGACATATGTGATGCGTACACCAACATAAACTCCGAGGAGGACCTCTTGGAGGCAAAGAGGCTGCTTGAGGATGTCCGAGAGGCATGA
- a CDS encoding NAD-dependent epimerase/dehydratase family protein — translation MKVLVTGGCGFLGSHVCELYRGMGEEVVSLDNLTKHELVRTGYDVEGARLHNWNVLKEMGVQLVKGDIRNKEEVFEAARDCDYIVHTAAQPAMTISIEQPELDLYSNVVGTFNVLEAARAYDIPVVSCSSIHVYGNQINETIQEGEERFIREPPAIDESYPVMQGKLTPLHVSKRAGELYVQTYIDTYGLDAATFRLTGMYGPRQFGGEDHGWVANFVIRTVLGLPMKVFGTDKQMRDILYVSDAAAAFDAFYRHPVPGLYNIGGGERNIISIRECLRLIREFAGREQHISYEPKRHGDLWYFVCDITRAREHLKWEPRVSNEEGIRRLVKWVQDNVSLFKG, via the coding sequence ATGAAGGTTCTGGTCACTGGAGGATGCGGGTTCTTGGGCTCCCATGTGTGCGAGCTCTACAGGGGGATGGGCGAGGAGGTCGTATCGCTCGACAACCTCACAAAGCACGAGCTTGTGCGCACGGGCTACGATGTGGAGGGGGCGAGGCTGCACAACTGGAATGTGCTCAAGGAGATGGGTGTACAACTCGTAAAGGGGGACATACGCAACAAGGAAGAGGTGTTCGAGGCGGCAAGGGACTGTGACTACATAGTGCACACCGCTGCCCAGCCCGCAATGACCATCTCCATAGAGCAGCCAGAGCTCGACCTTTACTCAAACGTGGTGGGCACGTTCAACGTGCTCGAGGCTGCGAGAGCGTATGACATACCCGTGGTGAGCTGCTCGAGTATACACGTGTACGGAAACCAGATCAACGAGACGATACAGGAGGGGGAGGAGAGGTTCATACGAGAGCCTCCAGCCATAGACGAGAGCTATCCCGTGATGCAGGGAAAGCTCACGCCCCTTCACGTGTCAAAGCGTGCTGGCGAGCTGTATGTGCAGACGTACATAGACACCTATGGTCTGGATGCCGCCACATTCCGCCTCACGGGCATGTATGGGCCAAGGCAGTTCGGAGGGGAGGACCACGGCTGGGTTGCCAACTTCGTAATCCGCACCGTTCTGGGGCTTCCCATGAAGGTGTTCGGAACCGATAAGCAGATGAGGGACATCCTGTACGTCTCGGATGCGGCAGCTGCCTTCGATGCCTTCTACCGCCACCCCGTCCCCGGGCTGTACAACATAGGTGGGGGGGAGAGGAACATCATATCCATAAGGGAGTGCTTAAGGCTCATCAGGGAATTCGCTGGAAGGGAGCAGCACATCAGCTATGAGCCCAAGAGGCACGGGGACCTGTGGTACTTCGTGTGCGACATCACGAGAGCGAGAGAACACCTGAAATGGGAGCCACGGGTGTCCAACGAGGAGGGAATCAGAAGGCTTGTGAAGTGGGTGCAGGACAACGTGAGCCTGTTCAAGGGGTGA
- a CDS encoding glycosyltransferase family 4 protein codes for MHVLIIYPSIDFYGGGELVVVKLANFLSEQGIESTVLTTSIVPEVEREIEGSDVVCVEEMSPRLFDVGKFRALWTYMRRHISRWDVVNVHNYPSELCAFMCKKPVVWMCNEPPRVHLRYEVGSVPARMGKRLVLAFDRHVARHYIDEAVVADEFNAQRFMRLYGKKPHIVHYGIECSLFERGDGERMRERLGLGDGFVAVQVGMLTPYKNQMESIRCVEALRDRIPSIRLVLAGKGDVDYEQGLREYVKERGLEGRVVFCGHVSREVVRDLYHACDVALFPVRSQGSWLSPFEALCAGVPIVVSPDMTASSIIQREGIGVVTESFEEAVWHIYSDPERYRRMAERGRQWVREHLSWKRFGEGMLAVFERAMHRNY; via the coding sequence ATGCACGTCCTCATAATCTACCCCAGCATAGATTTCTATGGAGGCGGCGAGCTGGTGGTGGTGAAGCTCGCCAACTTTCTCTCTGAGCAGGGCATCGAGAGCACCGTGCTCACCACATCAATCGTGCCAGAGGTCGAGAGGGAGATAGAGGGCAGCGATGTGGTGTGCGTAGAGGAGATGAGTCCACGTCTTTTTGATGTTGGCAAGTTCAGGGCGCTTTGGACCTACATGCGCCGCCACATCTCGAGGTGGGACGTGGTGAACGTGCACAACTACCCCTCCGAGCTCTGCGCCTTTATGTGCAAAAAGCCAGTGGTGTGGATGTGCAACGAGCCACCGAGGGTGCACCTGCGCTATGAGGTAGGTAGTGTGCCCGCACGGATGGGAAAGAGGTTGGTGCTGGCGTTCGACCGCCATGTGGCACGGCACTACATCGACGAGGCGGTGGTGGCAGACGAGTTCAATGCCCAGCGCTTCATGCGGCTCTATGGTAAGAAGCCCCACATAGTGCACTATGGAATAGAGTGCTCCCTTTTCGAGAGGGGCGATGGAGAGCGGATGAGAGAGCGGCTTGGTCTTGGAGATGGCTTCGTGGCGGTGCAGGTGGGAATGCTCACACCATACAAGAACCAGATGGAGAGCATACGGTGTGTGGAGGCTCTAAGGGACAGGATACCCAGCATCAGGCTGGTGCTCGCTGGAAAGGGCGACGTGGACTACGAGCAGGGGCTCAGAGAGTATGTGAAAGAGAGGGGGCTGGAGGGGCGCGTGGTGTTTTGCGGGCACGTGAGCCGAGAGGTGGTGCGCGACCTGTACCATGCGTGCGATGTGGCTCTGTTTCCCGTGAGGTCACAAGGCAGCTGGCTTTCGCCCTTTGAGGCGCTGTGTGCAGGGGTACCAATCGTGGTGTCCCCCGATATGACCGCTTCGAGCATCATCCAGCGGGAGGGCATTGGCGTGGTGACAGAGAGCTTCGAGGAGGCGGTGTGGCACATATACAGCGATCCAGAGAGGTACCGCAGGATGGCAGAGAGGGGCAGGCAGTGGGTGAGAGAGCACCTGAGCTGGAAGAGGTTCGGTGAGGGCATGCTTGCCGTGTTTGAGAGGGCAATGCACAGAAACTATTAA
- a CDS encoding radical SAM protein, which produces MWKWVILMLPVKRLLWLLKNKGFRYTYNWLHFHIFWGWIRGHPNLIKLLYRLAPYPSYIEMEVTTRCGLRCIMCEHTYWNEPNRDMSFDEFKMIVDQFPNLKWIGLTGIGESFVNKDFMKMLRYVKERDVFVELYDNFYHIDESTARELIELEVDKIFVSFDAATKETYERIRVGSSFERVMGNVRRMFELKREMGAHFPEIAFHYIVCRENMHEMLKYIELVHSIAGSGVEVQFTRMLHEFEEVKHLFVDIPQELIDEAEKRARELGVRVVWNLDVPTCKPPMSQCIEWTMPFIFVTGHVIPCCSGNEAGRRDFQKETALGNVFEQPFKEIWNGEKYRNLRRLLSQGRPAPPCVDCCLYSPSGDSKCTSS; this is translated from the coding sequence GTGTGGAAATGGGTGATTCTGATGCTTCCCGTAAAAAGACTATTGTGGCTTCTCAAAAACAAGGGCTTTAGGTACACGTACAACTGGCTTCACTTCCACATCTTCTGGGGGTGGATAAGGGGTCATCCAAACCTGATAAAGCTGCTCTACAGGCTTGCACCATATCCCTCCTACATCGAGATGGAGGTCACCACCAGATGTGGTCTTAGGTGCATAATGTGCGAGCACACCTACTGGAACGAGCCCAACAGGGACATGTCCTTTGATGAGTTCAAGATGATAGTTGACCAGTTCCCCAACCTCAAGTGGATTGGCCTTACGGGAATTGGTGAGAGCTTTGTTAATAAGGACTTCATGAAGATGCTGCGGTACGTGAAGGAAAGGGACGTTTTTGTGGAGCTGTATGACAACTTCTACCATATAGATGAGAGCACAGCGAGAGAGCTCATAGAGCTCGAGGTAGACAAGATATTCGTCTCGTTTGATGCTGCCACCAAGGAAACCTACGAGCGTATAAGGGTGGGCTCAAGCTTCGAGAGGGTGATGGGCAACGTGAGAAGGATGTTTGAGCTCAAGCGGGAGATGGGGGCTCACTTTCCAGAGATTGCATTTCACTACATAGTGTGCAGGGAGAACATGCACGAGATGCTAAAGTACATAGAGCTTGTGCACTCCATTGCTGGCAGCGGTGTCGAGGTGCAGTTCACACGAATGCTGCACGAGTTCGAGGAGGTAAAGCACCTGTTTGTGGACATACCGCAGGAGCTTATCGATGAGGCTGAGAAGAGGGCAAGAGAGCTTGGGGTGAGAGTCGTGTGGAACCTCGATGTGCCCACGTGCAAGCCACCCATGAGCCAGTGCATCGAGTGGACCATGCCCTTTATCTTTGTCACTGGGCACGTGATACCGTGCTGCTCAGGAAACGAGGCAGGACGGCGGGACTTTCAGAAGGAGACCGCCCTTGGCAATGTATTTGAGCAGCCCTTCAAGGAGATATGGAACGGTGAGAAATATCGCAACCTCAGAAGGCTGCTGAGCCAAGGAAGACCTGCACCTCCGTGTGTGGACTGCTGTCTGTACAGCCCAAGCGGGGACAGCAAATGCACGTCCTCATAA
- a CDS encoding flippase, with product MSASRIIFKNFTSLMGAQIVSFVLGFFAVIYLARVLDADGFGKINFAMAVVVYFTLLTDLGLPMFGIREVARDRANVRKYVGDILTLRMLFAVGAFLLVLALAFLLNKPQEIKLLIVLYGLGLLPSALLVEWAFQGVEKMEYIGLSRALAAATYTGLVLGIVRGPEDILLVPIFHVCATVLSVVLLMSIFIRKYGPPTLRFPRESLRYIVLSALPIGLAGMLVQAIYYMDTVMLGFMRTVFEVGYYSAAYKIIFLLIGVVGIYFNSVFPPLCSYYKTSLDAFRELMSHSVRLMMVLAWPLAVGITILAAPIMSLIYGVGYENGVIALQILIWSMALICINTPYAWGLWASDRQNRYLRVVSIQTVGNFILNLLMIPPLGLVGASLATVAAELIGIPLYYRELKKVVHVPLLGHAMRPLIASVPMGLALYMGVRMGLNVLLLAGVGVVVYFVVLYLVRGITEEDKRLILSLIGR from the coding sequence ATGAGTGCATCGAGGATAATATTCAAGAACTTCACATCGCTGATGGGTGCACAGATTGTAAGCTTTGTGCTCGGCTTCTTTGCGGTCATCTACCTTGCCCGAGTGCTCGATGCAGATGGGTTTGGCAAGATAAACTTCGCCATGGCAGTGGTGGTGTACTTCACGCTGCTCACAGACCTCGGGCTTCCCATGTTCGGCATCCGTGAGGTGGCGAGGGACAGGGCGAATGTAAGGAAGTACGTGGGCGACATTCTCACCCTTCGAATGCTCTTTGCCGTGGGTGCGTTCCTGCTGGTGCTGGCTCTGGCGTTTCTGCTGAACAAGCCCCAAGAGATAAAGCTGCTCATCGTGCTCTATGGGTTGGGGCTGCTGCCCTCGGCGCTGCTCGTGGAGTGGGCGTTTCAGGGAGTCGAGAAAATGGAGTACATCGGGCTCTCCCGTGCGCTCGCTGCCGCCACGTACACGGGGCTCGTGCTCGGCATAGTGAGGGGGCCAGAGGACATCCTGCTCGTGCCCATCTTTCACGTGTGTGCAACCGTGCTGAGTGTGGTGCTCCTGATGTCCATCTTCATCAGAAAGTACGGCCCTCCCACCTTGAGGTTTCCGAGAGAGTCGCTCAGATATATCGTGCTCTCTGCGCTTCCGATAGGGCTTGCGGGCATGCTCGTTCAGGCGATATACTACATGGACACGGTGATGCTGGGCTTCATGAGGACGGTGTTCGAGGTGGGCTACTACAGCGCTGCCTACAAGATAATCTTCCTGCTGATTGGAGTGGTTGGAATATACTTCAACAGCGTGTTTCCGCCCCTGTGCAGCTACTACAAGACATCCTTGGATGCGTTCAGGGAACTCATGTCCCACAGCGTCAGGCTCATGATGGTGCTGGCTTGGCCCCTTGCCGTGGGCATCACCATCCTTGCGGCGCCCATAATGAGCCTGATATATGGGGTGGGGTACGAAAATGGCGTAATCGCGCTTCAGATACTCATCTGGTCCATGGCGCTCATATGCATAAACACGCCGTATGCATGGGGGCTGTGGGCATCGGACAGACAGAACAGGTACCTTAGGGTGGTGAGCATCCAGACAGTCGGGAACTTCATCCTCAACCTCCTCATGATACCTCCCCTCGGGCTCGTGGGTGCCTCACTTGCCACGGTGGCAGCCGAGCTGATTGGCATTCCCCTGTATTACAGGGAGCTAAAAAAGGTGGTGCACGTGCCCCTCTTGGGGCATGCCATGCGCCCCCTCATCGCCTCGGTGCCCATGGGGCTCGCACTCTACATGGGTGTTAGGATGGGGCTCAACGTGCTTTTGCTGGCAGGTGTGGGTGTGGTGGTGTACTTTGTTGTTTTGTATCTCGTGAGGGGGATAACAGAGGAGGACAAACGTCTGATTTTGAGCCTAATTGGAAGGTAA
- a CDS encoding glycosyltransferase family 4 protein, which translates to MRILAIHSYLLQKRGAELALFNMVCSLRKRGHDVDVLALRVSEEYAQALRERGVGVVRGGAHSSSGIFSTIRNMVECYRFIKRSSGEYDVALVHHYWLSPMSLPLLKIPRVYYCPEPPRDYYEPDVGGIKGAGGPSGLIRRVFHVLYKRIDAYCVRYADIILSNSHYGKEYIWRCYGILPRTNYLGVDVERFRPLKIKRENIVLSVGALHPRKGHDLVIRAVARIPEEGRPAVVIVGAGSEGYRAWLVELADSLHVNLQIESNLSDADMVELYSRASLVACAYVMEPFGLVAIEAMACETPVVAVSEGGLRESITEETGILTHRDEEEFAEAIRYILEHPEAAERMGRRGRERVVKYFTWERCAQELEKNLMRAVKLHNRGAD; encoded by the coding sequence ATGAGGATACTTGCCATCCACAGCTACCTTCTGCAGAAGAGGGGGGCAGAGCTCGCCCTGTTCAACATGGTGTGCTCGCTCAGGAAGAGGGGACACGATGTGGACGTGCTTGCCCTGAGGGTCTCGGAGGAATACGCTCAGGCGTTAAGGGAGAGGGGTGTTGGGGTGGTGAGAGGTGGTGCACACAGCTCATCGGGGATTTTTAGCACCATCCGAAATATGGTTGAGTGCTACAGGTTCATAAAGCGAAGCTCAGGGGAATACGATGTTGCCCTTGTTCACCACTACTGGCTCTCGCCCATGTCCCTTCCCCTTCTAAAAATTCCGAGGGTGTACTACTGCCCAGAGCCTCCGAGGGACTACTACGAGCCTGATGTGGGCGGCATCAAAGGCGCAGGGGGGCCGAGCGGGCTGATAAGGCGGGTTTTTCATGTGCTCTACAAGCGGATAGATGCATATTGCGTGAGATATGCGGACATCATACTCTCGAACAGCCACTATGGCAAGGAGTACATCTGGAGGTGCTATGGGATACTTCCCAGAACAAACTACCTTGGAGTTGATGTAGAGCGGTTTCGTCCACTGAAAATAAAAAGGGAGAATATCGTGCTCTCAGTGGGTGCACTGCATCCACGAAAAGGACATGACCTCGTGATAAGGGCGGTGGCTCGCATCCCCGAAGAAGGGCGCCCCGCAGTGGTGATTGTGGGAGCGGGCTCAGAGGGGTACAGAGCTTGGCTCGTGGAGCTTGCAGATAGCCTCCATGTGAACCTTCAGATAGAGAGCAACCTCAGCGATGCAGATATGGTGGAGCTTTACAGCAGGGCATCCCTCGTGGCGTGCGCATATGTCATGGAGCCCTTCGGGCTCGTGGCGATAGAGGCGATGGCATGTGAGACGCCAGTGGTGGCTGTAAGCGAGGGAGGACTGAGAGAGAGCATCACCGAGGAGACGGGAATTCTCACCCATAGGGACGAGGAGGAGTTCGCAGAGGCGATTCGGTACATCTTAGAGCATCCAGAGGCTGCGGAAAGGATGGGAAGGAGGGGAAGAGAGAGGGTCGTGAAGTATTTTACATGGGAGAGGTGTGCACAGGAGCTGGAAAAGAACCTCATGAGGGCTGTGAAGCTGCACAATCGCGGGGCTGATTAG
- a CDS encoding glycosyltransferase family 4 protein, translating into MEVDYISGKKRDYLIATTKYQREIHERLKGEVELRAIEYTSLVDVIKRVHKAASARPPASSQDASSGSLGMLLSHELVNVPVNAVARACDYMDKLLYACIVKKNLREDSIKHIASQELAYILGVLKLKNTILTCYDLVPWVFDGNRSFMWKLNMRGMRRAERIITISEFSKNEIVRHLGYPEDKIHVIYPAVDSSKYRRTEGAKVLESLGISQDERIVLYVGSEEGRKNLSLLIRALAKLRDRLSNIRLVKVGNPSYRRGRKELLGLIKMLGLEREVIFAGYVDEDELPAWYNAADLFVYPSLYEGFGLPPLEAMACGCPVITSNTSSLPEVVGDAGIMVDPHDVDALADAMERVLTDESLREDMRRRGLERARQFSWDEAARQTMEVYREVEGGL; encoded by the coding sequence ATGGAAGTTGACTACATAAGCGGCAAAAAGAGGGATTACCTCATAGCCACAACAAAGTATCAACGGGAGATACACGAGAGGCTGAAGGGTGAGGTTGAGCTGCGGGCTATTGAGTACACCTCTCTCGTGGATGTTATAAAGAGAGTGCACAAGGCAGCCTCAGCAAGACCTCCAGCAAGCTCTCAGGACGCCTCCTCGGGCTCTCTGGGGATGCTGTTATCTCATGAGCTGGTCAATGTCCCTGTGAATGCTGTAGCAAGGGCTTGCGATTACATGGACAAGCTTCTGTATGCTTGCATTGTGAAGAAAAACCTAAGAGAAGATAGTATAAAGCACATAGCCTCTCAGGAACTGGCATATATATTGGGGGTGCTCAAGCTCAAAAATACTATCCTCACCTGCTATGACCTCGTACCTTGGGTGTTTGACGGTAATCGCTCATTCATGTGGAAGCTTAATATGAGGGGGATGAGAAGGGCAGAGAGAATCATAACAATATCAGAGTTCTCTAAAAATGAGATTGTAAGGCATTTGGGCTATCCCGAGGATAAGATTCATGTCATCTATCCTGCTGTGGACAGTAGCAAGTACCGTAGAACAGAAGGGGCAAAGGTATTGGAAAGTCTGGGAATCTCACAGGATGAGAGGATAGTTCTGTATGTGGGCTCAGAGGAGGGTAGAAAGAACCTCTCGCTTCTTATACGGGCACTCGCCAAGCTAAGGGACAGGCTTTCCAACATCAGGCTCGTGAAGGTCGGCAATCCCAGCTACCGCCGTGGAAGGAAGGAACTTCTGGGGCTGATAAAAATGCTGGGTCTGGAGAGAGAGGTGATTTTTGCTGGATACGTCGATGAGGATGAGCTTCCAGCATGGTACAACGCCGCCGACCTCTTCGTGTATCCCTCGCTGTACGAGGGCTTTGGGCTTCCGCCCCTCGAGGCGATGGCATGCGGATGCCCCGTAATCACCTCCAACACCTCCTCGCTCCCAGAGGTGGTGGGCGATGCTGGCATCATGGTGGACCCCCACGATGTGGATGCGCTCGCGGATGCGATGGAGCGCGTGCTCACAGATGAGTCCTTAAGGGAGGACATGCGAAGGAGGGGGCTTGAGAGGGCGAGACAGTTCAGCTGGGATGAGGCAGCGAGGCAGACGATGGAGGTGTACAGAGAGGTTGAGGGGGGCTTATGA
- a CDS encoding glycosyltransferase family 4 protein codes for MKVALVGDCFSVERGTGLARYSRELLRGLRSMGTSAEPVCVRVPSVPFGTTISHVFSLPLHVLRRAQGFEVIHATSPITGLSFPLLKKPKVVTYHDLTSILCRDSGAALHTRLSALHVYRLVGKHCDRAIAVSTQTKQEMMTHLEIPEEKIAVVHNGIDERFVPIEKERKPHYTVGYLGALKRRKSVDYLIRAFYQLRKRHPEIDVRLSIWGEGEERPLLAELVEHLGLLRCVRFEGSAPDEEIVKVYNSFDVLVVPSVWEGFCIPILEAQRCGVPVIIREGAHIPLEVSKCCIRSSSEEDMAERMYDVITDADLRHRVVREGISHSRQFTWERAARETLQVYEEAYNGS; via the coding sequence ATGAAGGTGGCACTTGTGGGGGACTGCTTTTCTGTGGAGAGGGGAACGGGCTTGGCGAGATACTCCAGAGAGCTGCTACGAGGGCTGCGTAGCATGGGGACCAGCGCCGAGCCCGTGTGTGTCAGGGTGCCCAGCGTCCCGTTTGGCACCACAATCAGCCATGTATTTAGCCTTCCCCTCCACGTGCTCAGGCGTGCCCAAGGCTTTGAGGTGATACATGCGACATCCCCCATAACCGGGCTCTCATTTCCGCTTTTAAAGAAGCCAAAGGTGGTCACCTATCATGATTTGACCTCTATTCTGTGCAGGGACAGCGGCGCTGCCCTGCACACAAGGTTATCGGCCCTTCATGTCTACAGGCTGGTGGGAAAACACTGCGATAGGGCGATTGCGGTGTCCACCCAGACCAAGCAGGAGATGATGACACATCTTGAAATCCCAGAAGAGAAGATAGCCGTAGTGCATAATGGAATAGACGAGAGATTCGTGCCCATTGAGAAGGAAAGAAAGCCCCATTACACAGTTGGTTATCTGGGGGCTCTGAAAAGGAGAAAAAGCGTGGACTACCTCATCAGGGCATTTTATCAGCTGAGGAAAAGACATCCCGAGATAGATGTCAGGCTCTCGATATGGGGGGAGGGTGAGGAGCGACCTCTCTTGGCTGAGCTGGTGGAGCACCTCGGTCTTTTGAGGTGTGTGAGGTTTGAGGGCTCTGCACCGGATGAGGAGATAGTGAAGGTGTACAATTCATTTGATGTACTCGTGGTTCCAAGTGTGTGGGAGGGCTTTTGCATTCCCATATTGGAGGCTCAGAGGTGCGGAGTGCCCGTGATAATTAGAGAGGGTGCTCACATCCCTTTGGAGGTCTCAAAATGCTGCATAAGGTCGAGTTCAGAGGAGGATATGGCAGAGAGGATGTACGATGTCATCACAGATGCCGACTTGAGACATCGGGTGGTGAGGGAGGGAATTAGCCATAGCAGGCAGTTCACATGGGAAAGGGCAGCCAGAGAGACACTGCAGGTGTACGAGGAGGCTTACAATGGAAGTTGA